The Streptomyces uncialis genomic interval TGCCACAAAGAGCCCCGCCTTTTGGCGGGGCTCGCTCTTTATATCCCTTTTATCTGTCACCTCACGGAGCCGGAACCGTCGCTTCCGACTGTTTGGAATCGCACAGCCTGACGTGCTGGAATGCGCTGAACTGCCCAGTAGCCAAGGGCAGCCCGGAGACGACGATGCGGCACAGGATCGGTGCCGGCGCCGAGAGGTTGTTGGTCGAGTGAGGCGAAGCAAGAACGGTCCCGAGCCCTCGGCGCGGGGCAATTTCACGCCGCCGCCCCGAGCGGCCGGGTCCGACGCGTCCCGGCCCGGCTCCACCCCACCGCCTCCCGCCGGACCCACTGGCGGACGTCTCTCACCGCGCAACTGGCGGGTCCCGACCCGGCTGAACGCCATCCTCCTGATACCCGTCCTCGTCGGACTCGTCATGGGCGGGTTCCAGGTCAAGGGATCGATCGACACCTGGAACGAGGCGGAGGACGCGGAGGCGACCGCCCGGCTGGTCCGGGCCTCCCTCACCTACGCCAACCAGCTGCTCGACGAACGCGATGTCTCCGCCGTGCCCCTGCTCCGGGGCCGCACGGACGACCCGGCCGTCATCAAGGCCCGGCAGGAGACCGACAAGGCGGCGAACGCCTTCGACACCGCCGCCCGGGACATGCCCCGCAAGGACGGTCTGCTGCGCAGGCTGGAGACCTTCCGCAAGGTCGAGGGCGATCTCGCCGACCTGCGCGCCGACGCCTACACCGCCAAGCTCCCCGGGGTGCAGACCGAGGAGGGCTATGTCGAGGTCCAGCACCCGCTGATGGAGTTCGCCAACGAGCTCGGCCTCGGCACCGGCAACATCACCAGCTACGGCCGGACCGTGTACGCCATCTCGCTGGGCAAGGCCGCGGCCTCCCTCCAGCGCTCCGTCGGTACGCACATCCTGGTCGAGCCCGGCCCCGCCCCCGCCGACCTGGCCCGCCAGCGGCTCGCCCTCAGCAGCTATGCCTACCTTGAGGGCATCGCCATGGACGAGTACGCGGGGGGCGGCACCCCCGAGGACATGGCCGAGCTGGAACGGGTCACCGCCAAGATCAAGAGCGATCACGAGGCCCAGGTCGAGAAGGCCGCCGCCGAGGCCACCGCTAGCGGGACCGACTACGAGGCACCGCCCTCGACCACCGAGATGGTGGCCGCCATGGCCGCCCTGCCCGACACCTCCAAGGGCGCCCGCGAGAAGCTCGCCGGTGACGGCGTCACCGCCGACAACTGGTGGGCGGTGAACACCCTCAAGTTCAACGGCTACCGCACCATCGAGGCGGACCTGGCCGACAAGGCCGTGAACGAGGCCGCCGGCATCGCGGACACCGCGCGCCGCGACACCCTCATCACCGGCGGGGCCGTCGTGCTCGCCCTGCTCACCGCCTTCGTCCTGGCCGGACTCATGGCCCGGCAGATGAGCCGGGCCATGCGGCAGCTGCGCAGCGCCGCGTTCGGCGTCGCCGAACAACGGCTGCCGATGCTCGTCGACCAGCTCTCGCGCACCGAGCCCGGCCGCGTCGACACCCGGGTCCAGCCGATCCCGATCCACACCACGGACGAGATAGGCGAGGTCGCCCGCGCCTTCGACCAGGTGCACCGCGAAGCCGTCCGGCTCGCCGCCGAACAGGCCCTGCTGCGGGGCAACATCAACGCGATCTTCACCAATCTCTCCCGCCGCAACCAGTCCCTCATCGAGGGCCAGCTCACCCTCATCACGGACCTGGAGAACAACGAGGCCGACCCGGACCAGCTGGAGAACCTGTTCCGGCTCGACCACCTCGCCACCCGGATGCGGCGCAACGGCGAGAACCTGCTCATCCTCGCGGGCGAGGAGCCGGGCAGCCGCTGGGACCAGCCGGTCGCCCTCGTCGACGTGCTGCGCGCCGCCGCCTCGGAGGTCGAGCAGTACGAGCGGATCGAGCTGTCCGGGGTCCCCGAGGCCGACATCCACGGCCGCTCGGTCACCGACCTGGTGCATCTGCTCTCCGAGCTGCTGGAGAACGCGACGACGTTCTCGTCCCCGCAGACCAAGGTCAAGGTCACCGCGACCCGGCTGCCCGACGGCCGGATCATGATCGAGATCCATGACAAGGGCATCGGGCTGACCCCCGAGGACTTCGCGGACATCAACCACAAGCTGGCCAACCCGCCGACCGTGGACGCCGCGATCTCCCAGCGCATGGGCCTGTTCGTGGTCGGCAGGCTCGCCGACCGGCACGGTATCCGCGTCCAGCTCCGCCCCTCGGGCGAGCAGGCCGGGACCACGTCGCTCGTCATGCTGCCCGATGTCATCACCCACGGCGGCGGCGGAGCGGCGCACCCCGGCGACGGCCCGGCCGGCGTCCCGGCGCCGCAGACGCAGGCCGGGCTCCCCGGGCCGCAGTCCTACCAGCAGCCCCCGCTGCGCACCGCCGCCGAACTCGGCTTCGACGACAGCCGCTACGCCGCGGTCCCCGACGGCTCCGGCGATCCCGACCCGGTCGGCCGTTCCCTGCTGCGCGAGGAGCGCAGGGCCGCGCAGGAGGCCGGTGACGGCCGCCCCGGCACCGCCGAAGGACCGGGATACGCCCCCGGTCACGGCGCGGACACCCAGCAGCCGTACGACGGGTACCCGCAGCCGGACGGCTACGACCAGCCCACCGGTTACGACCCGCAGAGCGGCTACGCGCCCTCGCCGGACGGTTACACGCCTGCACCGGACGGATACACAGCCCCGTCCGACGGATACGAACCGGCCACGAACAGCTACGAGCCCACCCGGCGCGGCGGCTACGACGACCCCTTCTTCCAGTCGGCCGGCGAGTACCGGCAGACCCCGTATCCGGACGCGGCACAGCAAGATCCGGCCGGATTCGGGACGGACCCCTACAGCGGCTACGGCACCGGCGCCCCCCAGGCCGACCAGCAGCCCCTGAACGGGTACCCGCAGGGCCTCCAGCAGGAGGGAACGCCCTATCCGGAATCCGTCGGGCCCGCTGACGCGGGTGCGCCGGAACGCGTAGGCTTCGACCGTCCCGGTACGGCCGCGTCCACCGGACAATCGCTGACCGGCGCCGGTCTGCCGCGACGCGGTTCCCCAGCGGACGGCAACGGCGCCGCGAGCGAAGACCGGCCATGGCCGGCGGACCCCGTCCGGGACGACGGCGGTCAGGAACGGGCGGAGCAGGACGAGCCGTCCGGGACCGACGGCACCGGTGTCGTGGACTGGCGCTCGACGAACGACGAGCGGTGGCAGCGCGCCGAGCAGCTCCGTAAACCCAAGGCGGGCGGGGTCACCTCCTCCGGGCTGCCGCGGCGGGTGCCCCGGGCCAACCTGGTCGAGGGCACCGCGGAGCAGACCCCGCAGGGCGGCCCCCAGGTCTCCCGGGCCCCCGAGGACGTCCGGGGCAGGCTGAGCAATCTGCGCCAGGGTGTTCAGCGGGGGCGTCAGGCGGGGAGTGAGAAGAACGGCCAGAACACTGAGGACGACCGCAGTGGTTCTGGGAGTACCTACGACCAGGAGCGTTAGTGTGAGCCCGATGAGCCAGGCGGCACAGAACCTGAACTGGTTGATCACCAACTTCGTGGACAACACCCCCGGGGTGTCCCACACGGTGGTGGTCTCCGCCGACGGACTCCTTCTGGCGATGTCCGAAGGTTTCCCCCGTGACCGCGCGGACCAACTCGCCGCGGTCGCCTCCGGTCTGACCTCGCTCACGGCGGGGGCGTCCCGGATCTTCGAAGGCGGCAGTGTCAATCAGACCGTGGTGGAGATGGAGCGCGGCTTCCTCTTCATCATGTCAGTCTCGGACGGCTCGTCGCTGGCCGTCCTCGCGCACCCCGAGGCCGATATCGGTCTCGTGGGGTACGAGATGGCACTGCTGGTGGACCGCGCGGGTTCGGTGCTGACGCCGGATCTGCGCGCCGAACTCCAGGGCAGCCTGCTCAACTGAGCGGTAGGTGCGGGGCCTTCCGGGAATCGGGACAATTCCCGGGCGGGGCGACCCCCACCGACCACGAGGCGATGCGTACGTGTGTCCCTGGGCCGTAAGGTTTCGGGACGCGGCTCCACAGCTCTGGGTGCCCGGTACAGCAGGAGGAGGACGAAGTGGCGACACCCCCGGACGGTTCCTCGGGCAGCTGGCCCTACAGCCAAGGGCACGGCAACGGCTCGCAGAACCCGTACAACTTCCCCTCCACGCCCAGCCCCCGGCATCAGCGGCCCTACCCCCAGCAGCCCCAGGGTCCCTCGCCCTACGAACCGCGCCAACCCCGTGTACCCCGTGTCCCACCCGTACAGCACCAGCGTCGGGCGCCCGAACCGGCGCCCGCGGGTTCCCCGGCCAATCCCCTCGTCCGCCCGTACGCCATGACGGGCGGCCGTACCAGGCCGCGGTACCAGCTCGCCATCGAGGCGTTGGTGCACACCACAGCTCAACCGCATCAGCTCCAGGGGCAGTTGCCGGAGCATCAGCGGATCTGCAATCTCTGCCGTGAGGTCAAGTCGATCGCCGAGGTATCGGCGCTGCTGACCATCCCTCTCGGTGTGGCCAGGATTCTCGTCGCCGATTTGGCGGAGGCGGGCCTGGTCGCCATCCATCAGCCCGGCGGCGACGAGAACGCCGGCGGCCAGCCAGACGTGACATTGCTCGAAAGGGTGCTCAGTGGACTTCGCAAGCTCTAGCGGCGGACCCGCCCGGTCGACCACCAGCGCGAAGATCGTGGTGGCGGGCGGGTTCGGCGTGGGCAAGACCACGTTCGTGGGCGCGGTCTCGGAGATCAATCCGCTGCGTACCGAGGCCGTGATGACCTCGGCCTCGGCCGGTATCGACGACCTCACGCACACGGGGGACAAGACCACCACGACGGTGGCCATGGACTTCGGCCGCATCACGCTCGACCAGGACCTGATCCTCTACCTGTTCGGTACTCCCGGACAGGACCGGTTCTGGTTCATGTGGGACGACCTCGTACGCGGCGCGATCGGCGCCGTCGTCCTTGTCGACACCCGCAGGCTCGCCGACTGCTTCCCCGCGGTCGACTACTTCGAGAACTCCGGACTGCCCTTCGTCATCGCCCTCAACGGCTTCGACGGCAGTCAGCCTTACACGCCGGACGAGGTGCGTGAGGCGCTTCAGATCGGGCCCGACACACCGATCATCACGACCGACGCGAGGCATCGTGCCGATGCGAAGAGTGCGCTGATCACGTTGGTCGAGCACGCCCTGATGGCCCGCCTGCGCTGACCCCGCCCCACCCGAGCCGTCCCGGCCTCCCCGGGACGGCTCCCCCGTTCCCGGGCTCCCCCGTTTCCCTGGCCCCCCGGCTCCCTGGGGTTCCACACCTGGGCGTACTTGTTCCCGTGCGGGTCGGACGGGGGTGCGCAGTTCCCCGCGCCCCTGGGTTCGTCCGGCTCGTCGCACTTGTTCCGGTGCGGGTCGCTCGGTGGGTGCGCAGTTCCCCGCGCCCCTAGGTCATCCCCTGTGAACGTACTTGTACCTGTACAGGTGGGTCCGTGGGTGCGCGGTTCCTCTCGGCCCTGGGGGTCCACCGGTGGGCCCGCTTCCTTTGGGGCGCACCCGCTCCCGCAGGTGAATGGCGCGGCCAGGCAGGTGCCCCCGAAGGGGCGCGGGGAACTGCGCGAAGACGAGGACCGGCCCGCGCCCGAGGAACGGCCCGGAGGGGCAGCATCCAGGGGCGCGGGGAACTGCGCACCCACGGACGGCCCGTACGGGAACAAGTACGGCGCGGTGGACGAACCCAGGGGCGCGGGCCACGGAGGGCCGGCCGCAGGGCCCGGAAACGCGCGAAGCGGTTCGTGCCGCGCCGGTCAGCGGGCGCCCCGCACGCGGGGAGCCATGACCGGCGCGGCACGAACCGCGACGGAGACCTCGGACTGCGTCAGCCCTGCCAGCTGTGCGGCGCCCGGAACCCGTGCTGCCGCTCCAGCCGCCGCCACCCCGCCTTGGCCACCCCACGGCCCACGGAGTGCCCCGCCGGAGCCCCGCCGGCCGCGGCCCGCGCGAGCAGGATCGCCGTCAGCGCGGCCACCTCCTCCGGCTCGGCGTACCCCTTCTCCACACGCAGGACTCCGTCAGCGGACGGGGACGGGGAAGCACTCATGGTGATGACTCCAGAGGGGGTCGGACAGCGGGAGGGTGGATTCGCGTACGTGCGGGCGGCGCGGTGAGGCGGCGGGGCCGGATCACTGCGGAGGGTTGCCGTGCTTCCGCGAGGGCAGATCGGCGTGCTTGTTCCGCAGCATCGCCAGCGACCTCACCAGGATCTCCCGCGTCTGCACGGGGTCGATGACATCGTCGACGAGTCCGCGCTCGGCGGCGTAGTACGGATGCATCAGCTCGGACTTGTACTCCTTCACCATCCGGGACCGCATGGCCTCCGGATCGGCGGCACCGGCGATCTGGCGGCGGAAGATGACGTTGGCGGCGCCTTCGGCGCCCATCACCGCGATCTCGTTCGTGGGCCAGGCGTAGGTGAGGTCGGCACCGATGGACTGGGAGTCCATGACGATGTACGCACCTCCGTACGCCTTGCGCAGGATCAGCGAGATCCGCGGCACCGTCGCGTTGCAGTACGCGTACAGCAGCTTCGCGCCGTGCCGGATGATTCCGCCGTGCTCCTGGTCGACACCGGGCAGGAAGCCCGGGACGTCCAGCAGCGTCACGATCGGGATATTGAAAGCGTCACACATCTGGACGAAGCGCGCAGCTTTTTCGGATGCCTCGATGTCGAGGACGCCCGCGAGGGACTGCGGCTGGTTGGCGACGATGCCGACGACCTGGCCGTCGAGCCGGGCCAGGGCGCAGATGATGTTGCGGGCCCAGCGCTCGTGGACCTCCAGGTAGTCGCCGTCGTCGACGAGCTCCTCGATGACCTTGGCCA includes:
- a CDS encoding sensor histidine kinase, coding for MRRSKNGPEPSARGNFTPPPRAAGSDASRPGSTPPPPAGPTGGRLSPRNWRVPTRLNAILLIPVLVGLVMGGFQVKGSIDTWNEAEDAEATARLVRASLTYANQLLDERDVSAVPLLRGRTDDPAVIKARQETDKAANAFDTAARDMPRKDGLLRRLETFRKVEGDLADLRADAYTAKLPGVQTEEGYVEVQHPLMEFANELGLGTGNITSYGRTVYAISLGKAAASLQRSVGTHILVEPGPAPADLARQRLALSSYAYLEGIAMDEYAGGGTPEDMAELERVTAKIKSDHEAQVEKAAAEATASGTDYEAPPSTTEMVAAMAALPDTSKGAREKLAGDGVTADNWWAVNTLKFNGYRTIEADLADKAVNEAAGIADTARRDTLITGGAVVLALLTAFVLAGLMARQMSRAMRQLRSAAFGVAEQRLPMLVDQLSRTEPGRVDTRVQPIPIHTTDEIGEVARAFDQVHREAVRLAAEQALLRGNINAIFTNLSRRNQSLIEGQLTLITDLENNEADPDQLENLFRLDHLATRMRRNGENLLILAGEEPGSRWDQPVALVDVLRAAASEVEQYERIELSGVPEADIHGRSVTDLVHLLSELLENATTFSSPQTKVKVTATRLPDGRIMIEIHDKGIGLTPEDFADINHKLANPPTVDAAISQRMGLFVVGRLADRHGIRVQLRPSGEQAGTTSLVMLPDVITHGGGGAAHPGDGPAGVPAPQTQAGLPGPQSYQQPPLRTAAELGFDDSRYAAVPDGSGDPDPVGRSLLREERRAAQEAGDGRPGTAEGPGYAPGHGADTQQPYDGYPQPDGYDQPTGYDPQSGYAPSPDGYTPAPDGYTAPSDGYEPATNSYEPTRRGGYDDPFFQSAGEYRQTPYPDAAQQDPAGFGTDPYSGYGTGAPQADQQPLNGYPQGLQQEGTPYPESVGPADAGAPERVGFDRPGTAASTGQSLTGAGLPRRGSPADGNGAASEDRPWPADPVRDDGGQERAEQDEPSGTDGTGVVDWRSTNDERWQRAEQLRKPKAGGVTSSGLPRRVPRANLVEGTAEQTPQGGPQVSRAPEDVRGRLSNLRQGVQRGRQAGSEKNGQNTEDDRSGSGSTYDQER
- a CDS encoding roadblock/LC7 domain-containing protein, which codes for MSQAAQNLNWLITNFVDNTPGVSHTVVVSADGLLLAMSEGFPRDRADQLAAVASGLTSLTAGASRIFEGGSVNQTVVEMERGFLFIMSVSDGSSLAVLAHPEADIGLVGYEMALLVDRAGSVLTPDLRAELQGSLLN
- a CDS encoding DUF742 domain-containing protein, which translates into the protein MATPPDGSSGSWPYSQGHGNGSQNPYNFPSTPSPRHQRPYPQQPQGPSPYEPRQPRVPRVPPVQHQRRAPEPAPAGSPANPLVRPYAMTGGRTRPRYQLAIEALVHTTAQPHQLQGQLPEHQRICNLCREVKSIAEVSALLTIPLGVARILVADLAEAGLVAIHQPGGDENAGGQPDVTLLERVLSGLRKL
- a CDS encoding GTP-binding protein, translating into MDFASSSGGPARSTTSAKIVVAGGFGVGKTTFVGAVSEINPLRTEAVMTSASAGIDDLTHTGDKTTTTVAMDFGRITLDQDLILYLFGTPGQDRFWFMWDDLVRGAIGAVVLVDTRRLADCFPAVDYFENSGLPFVIALNGFDGSQPYTPDEVREALQIGPDTPIITTDARHRADAKSALITLVEHALMARLR
- a CDS encoding acyl-CoA carboxylase subunit epsilon, whose amino-acid sequence is MSASPSPSADGVLRVEKGYAEPEEVAALTAILLARAAAGGAPAGHSVGRGVAKAGWRRLERQHGFRAPHSWQG